One Gossypium arboreum isolate Shixiya-1 chromosome 13, ASM2569848v2, whole genome shotgun sequence genomic window, ttatttaattataaaaattataaaataatcccTAAATTATTAgtgatatttaattttattagaatatgtattatttatttggATAATGGATACAGTTTAAGATATTTAaatcattaattataaaatacttataattttgattatatataaaagatcttttaatatatttaaatatttaaaaatattgaaaatcttgaaattgatttttatgtatatgaatatttaacgTATAGTAATAATTAATTCGAAtaagaattaaataataataataataataaacctcAAATAAACTATTTGATAATAAAGGAAATCATAATTTGATTCCCCGACAAAATTATTGAAGCCCGCATTTCACGCGTAATGCACGAGACTATTTCAATAGCTACGACAAGTCTACAACAGGCAGCATATGCCGAaatgtaatataaatatatgaatatcttaatatttataaaataaattattgatCTTATAAACTAATTcattaaaaaattgaataatgctttcatttttttattttgatattgagAAAAGAAAATTACAGTAAAAGTATCATGAAGTCCTTTTATTAcgagttagattgtattttatgttatttactcaaaaattagtaaattaatccctatatatttgatcaaagagcaaactgatCATTCTGTTAAAAAATATGtttatactattaaaaattggCCTTTATACTTCAGTAAATCACATGTAATTATTTGGTTATTTCGTTCGCTACGCTAATTTTTAACAGtggaaatgaatgaaaattttaatagaaatgatcGGCTcattctttgatctaatgtacataaactaatttatcatttttttagtaaaagaaaacaaaatataatctaacccttaataaaaaaaattcatgaaaatCAGAAATGTATAAATTAAAGGCAatccattaaaatttaaaaattaactgAAATTATGTATTACCAATAAATTAATCACAAAAATTACGGTAATTATGTTAAgacatttttgttgttgttgttgaatacagaaaaaaataattaaaaaattggtAATTTTGCACTTGTGTCAAAATCAACAAAGAAATACAAATTAAAGTTAAACTAATAAAGCCGCCATTTTTCCAGCTCATCTCATCTGGGCGCCAATGAGACAGAAATGCCTGTCGGAATATTTACATTATCCGACCACTTTTTAGATTCCAAGAAAAGTTTCGAAATTTTCCCTGCCACGCGTCCCATATCTGGCCGTTTATCTGGATCCACGTGTACGCAATCCAACGCTAGACGTATCAACTTCTGCGCCACGTCGACCGGAAATGAATCGTTCAACCGTCCATCAATCCACCTCCTCAGCCCATCACTTCCCTCCGCCGTCGCTGCCTCCGCAGTATCCATCAAAGACGTTCGTACGAAATTACCTGTCTTTTTATCGAACCGGTATTTTAACGCCTCCTCACCTGAAAACAGCTCCAAAATCACCACTCCGAAGGAGAAGACATCGGATTTCTGCGTCGCGACGCCGCTAGATCTGAACTCCGGTGACATGTAACCTCTTACGCCTTCGAATTGTCTATCTCCGCTATCAGATCTCTTCAATTTCCTTAAACTCGTGGCTTTAGCTTCTTCCGTTATTTCTTCGATTTCAGTTTCGCGTTTCGAGGTATCAGTTTCCACCGCTACTTCCTCTTCCGTTTCGCCGCAAAGCTGTGCGGTTCCAAAATGGCAAATCTTTGCATTGAAAGAGGGCTCCGTAACGATAATGCTGCTGCTTTTAATGTGATTATGAACGATACTGAGATTCAATCCGGTTTTGTTATGAACATAATCAATGCCGTGAGCGAGATCAGTAGCAATCTGCATTCTTGACATCCAATTCGAAAGAACAGTAAAGCTTGGATTTCTAGGGTTTCTCAAACAATCAACAAGATTCGATCCTTCGACGAACTCATAAACAAGGTAAATATGATCTCCGGAAACGGAAGCACCAAGGAGTTTAATTATGCTCATGTGATGGCTTCTACAAATGACGGATAATCGTTCTTTTAGCTGAGACGTTTGAATTTTGTGGCGGAACTTGCGCTGGAAAACAACGGTGTCACGGCCGCGGAGGTTGCAACGCCAACAAGCGGCGGTGGCGGCGGAAGAGGAGGAAGAATACCGTTTGGCTAGGAAATTGTTAGTGGCAGCTCTGATTTCACTTATGTGATAGATGTGAGGGTTTTCAGGGAGGGATTCACGGAGGCTTGAAAGTGAAGTACGGCTTGAAATTGATGTTCCGGCCCCAGATGACGTCGCTTTGTTATACGATGAAGAGGAAATGTAAAAGTCGCTGGCGGGATTAGAAGAGGAAGGAATCGCGGAATGACTCAGGCTACTTGACTGAGCTCCAGGGGAGTGACTTGGGCGAGTTCGTTGAGATCTGGACAAAACAGGTCGAGGTTCCGACGCGTCGGTTGCCTTTTTGGTTTTGCACATAGAATTGAAGGAAGAGGaccaaattggaaaaaaaaatcaaaaaatggaTGAGTTTGGGGTTAATTAGTCGGAAATATGAACAAAGAAAACATAGCGAAACAGGCGATGATTATTTGTTACAGAGATGGGCGCCGCCGTGAACCTGCGCAAGTGGGAACAGCCTCTGTTTCTTCCCCTGTTGGAAACTTGTGGAAAATTCTTGGTTTAGTCCttttaaatatgaattttttttaaaaaattatttaaaagtttagaAATTGATATAACATGAAGACGAAATACAACGCGTTTGTCCTTTTAGGCCGAAAGAAAGGGACGGACCCTAAGCTTGTTGGACCTTTTCTTCTTCGGGAGATTAAAACAGAGTGAAAAataattattcatttcatatattattttaatattaaaatttcagttaaattttgttatttttaaaatgcTATATAAAATATCATCTCGTCTTATTATTTCTGTATGATACTCACAGAAACGTCACattattttgaattaataaaatttaataattatcattttgaGTCAAGATTGaaaatttaagtttaaaaaataggaattaaaaataattaaattgaaaaacATACGTGTTAAACTTATAATTTACCCATAGTATGGGATTAATGGTAAAATTTTGACTTAATAGATTTAATTGGTACCATTTGAGTCATGTTTAAAATTGAAGGAGTTTAAAATATATGGAACTAAACTCACAATTTAGCATAGATTTGAACAAAACTATTGATTACTATTTTAAGAAAGAtttttcatcaaatacttcatcAACCTTTTGAAAATAGTTAAATTGTTGCTTTTAAtggaaataattattaaaattttaaaattttaagtatggCAGCCTATATGATAATTATTTTGTACGCTatgctattttttttaattttataaaattttatattatatatatatgttattttataattttaaattatttattaatatgacataaaaataaattatgtaatattaTTGTGAAGTATATGTGGATTGCTATTTAGGTTTCCACGTCAATGtcgttaaaattaatatttttattatgcttttataaatataatattaagatattagaagaatatatatataactttttaCAGTATCTGCAAAAACTGTTAGAATGTGTTAATTTAAATATGGGTGTGGAATGATGACTTGTTAGAAAGTCaaaatttggacaaaaacaaGAAAGCTTGTTCTTTGCGGCTGCCATTTTTGATGTCTTTCCATAATTTTGCTCATAATCTAAGCAACAATTGTGGTATAAAACAACCTAGTTGACATTATTTTACGACTTTGTTTGagtggaaaaggaaaaaaaaaaaaacatgtatgcACAACTGGCTAAATTATACTTAAGTTCTTTAAACATATATGCATTGATTATTATCTTGTTGTCTAAATAATtctttgattatttgaattgtcCTCCGGCAGCAGCCCCAACAGCCTCCACCACTAGCGCTGCCCTCAACTCCCCCTGCAAAAACTAGAAGTCCATCCCATCCTCCCCACAAATGCCCCATGGCTGAAACCTTCTATCGGAGTACAGCACCAGGTGAAGTGCCATTCGCCAAGGTAAATCCTTGTAGCTTACTGGCAATTTGGTCACAATTTTTCATTcagttatatataaaaataattcaaatactcatttcaatcgatttttttttttcatatgagAGATAAATTACAGAAAAAGTCAAATAATCTACATCAACGAGGCAATAAAATTAATGACCTAAATCGAAGTATGTTCATACTCTTAATAAAATAAACCATACAGATGAATTCCTACATTTTTATATCATCATCATTATTGAAATAAAACCATAACAACATTACGTAGAGAAAATTGTAGTTGAAACTAATTATTTAAAGTTATTATGCTCTCAAACATAGATAGAGTGCGTTAAATTTCATACTGATTTAAATCTTATCACCTTCAACATTGTGTGACAACAATTCAATCaaatacattaaaataaatatatatttatattagctTCCCTCACTTTAATGGTTGTTTTAAAAAAGGTTTAATGTTTTATTTCAATGTATCTATTGACCATAATTAAATGAAACCTTTGGCCGTGGACCTGGTGACATATACGATCCAAAACCATTAGCTTCCCGACATCGCGATGACGGACGATGTCATGACGACATGAATGGGGACGTTACAACCTGTTTC contains:
- the LOC108484659 gene encoding lysM domain receptor-like kinase 3, with protein sequence MCKTKKATDASEPRPVLSRSQRTRPSHSPGAQSSSLSHSAIPSSSNPASDFYISSSSYNKATSSGAGTSISSRTSLSSLRESLPENPHIYHISEIRAATNNFLAKRYSSSSSAATAACWRCNLRGRDTVVFQRKFRHKIQTSQLKERLSVICRSHHMSIIKLLGASVSGDHIYLVYEFVEGSNLVDCLRNPRNPSFTVLSNWMSRMQIATDLAHGIDYVHNKTGLNLSIVHNHIKSSSIIVTEPSFNAKICHFGTAQLCGETEEEVAVETDTSKRETEIEEITEEAKATSLRKLKRSDSGDRQFEGVRGYMSPEFRSSGVATQKSDVFSFGVVILELFSGEEALKYRFDKKTGNFVRTSLMDTAEAATAEGSDGLRRWIDGRLNDSFPVDVAQKLIRLALDCVHVDPDKRPDMGRVAGKISKLFLESKKWSDNVNIPTGISVSLAPR